The following nucleotide sequence is from Candidatus Cloacimonadota bacterium.
CCGTGTCTGTCAAAAATAAAACCGCGTTCTGCTGGAATGATGTTCTTCTTATTTTTGTAGCGTTGATAATTGTTGTAGAAACCGTATACATCCAAAATCTGAATGCTAAAAAGCCGAATAATAAAAACGAGAAAAACAAGGATGAAAATAACTTTTATTGATGTTATCCTGCCCTTATTTTCCTGCATGGGATTGTATATGAGCTATTTGTCGGAAGCGACTGCTTCCGGTGATATGAAATTCAATAAAGAGTAATTTACCTGGTCTGATGATACCTGGTTTCGTTTAACGCTGAGGATTTGTGTTGGTTCAGGAAAATGCATGTCAAGTGTTCGGGCTGCAATTTCGATGATACGTGTATCAAGGGAGAGCTGGCTTATATCATTTCTCAGGTCGGTAATAATATCCTGATAATCCTGTATTCTTTGCTCGAGCACGAGGAGTTCTCGCTGTTTTTCGAGAAATATCGATCGGAGTAGACTGGAGATCACGATAAAACAGAAGAAGGATATAAAAAGGATAAAAAGTATGGAAGGTTTTTTATTCATCAGCACCTCTCTGCCACACGGAGTTTTGCACTTCGTGCACGTGAATTTTCCTCTATCTCTTCAACGGTAGGAATAGCAGGTTTTTTTGTAATGACCTTCAACCTGACCTCTTTTTCGCAAACACAACGGGGCAGATATGCAGGACAAATACATTCGAGATTCTCATACTTAAAAAACTGCTTCACAATACGATCTTCAAGAGAATGATAAGATATTACTGCGATCCTACTGCCGGTTTTAAGCACTTCAACTGACGATTTCAATGCCTTTTCAAGGACTTCGAGTTCTTTATTCACCTCGATCCTCAGCGCCTGAAAGATCCGGGACAACGTTTTGAATGCTTTATCTTTGGGGATAACCTTTTCTATGATGACTCTCAGTTCTTGAGTGGTTTTGATCTGTCCTTCTGTTCGTGCAAGAAGAATTGCATTACAGATCCGTTTCCAGAACCTGTCTTCGCTGTAGTCATGGAGAACCTGTTCAAGTTTATCCCTCGGATAGGAATTCACGATATCAAAAGCAGTAAGATTGCCATTATTGCGATTCATGCGCATATCGAGCGCATCATTCTTTGTGTAGCTGAAACCCCGTTCCTGGTCAACCTGGAACGATGAAAATCCCAGATCGAAGAAAATGCCATCGATCTTATTGATCCTGTTAAGAGCCAATGCTGATGAGAGATATGAGAAATTCTTTTGAACGAAGGTTATGCGGTCAGCATATTTTGACAGCCGTTCCTGTGCAAATTCTATCGCATCCTTATCCTGATCGAATGCAATCACACGAATATCCTGTTCCTTTTCGAACATAGCTTCTGTATGACCGCCGCCGCCAATAGTGGCATCGACATAGATTCCTCCTTTTTTTATGTTGAGGAATCCTATTGAGCGTTCTTTCAGAACAGGAATGTGAAAGGTTTTCATTGAATATACTGTGGTATTTGATAATGATGAAGACTCAGTCCGAGATACTTTTCGTTATGAGTACAATTATCTTCGTCCCAAATTGAGAAATAACGATTACCGCAGTGCAGTAAAATGTGATCATTCACTTCTTCGATATCCACAATATCTTTGGGATGCATCAGATGAGGAAGCGTTTCGACTGAGAGCAACGATGAATACATCTTAAATTTTTCCAGCAGTTCTTTTTCTTCTTCAGAGCCGTTTTTCAATTTTTCAACATCAATGTAATGAGCGATATTCCCTTCCACATCATAGGAAAAAAGACCAAATTCCATATCCCTTGGCACATCATCAAAATTGTCGATCTTATAAGGTCCTTCTGGTAGTTTGACACCTTTGATCTTCTTGAATTGCATGATCTGTCCGATGGATACTTTCATGGTACCTCCTGGGCATTTACAAGAGAAATTCATTCTCTTCGAGTTTTTCATCGTATTGCTGAGCAATCTCTTCTTCGTAATTTTGGAAATTCTCAGGATTCCAGATTGAAAAGAATTTTCCTTCGCCCAAAAAAACGATCTTATTGTCTATCTCAGCGATTTCCAATAACTTCTTTGGGATGAGAATGCGTCCCGGACCCTCGATCTTCAAAACCGATGCATACACACGAAACATTTTCAGGAGCTGTTTTTCTCTTTCCGTTCCCTGCTCGAGCTCTTCTTCCAGTTTCTTCCACACATCCATCGGATATATTGAGATAGTTTTGTTCCTACCGCGAACAGCCACGACCAGCATGCGTGAAGAGAGTGCTATAAGACTCCTGAATGATTGGGGAATACTCACCCGTCTATTGGTCATCGAACCTTCGAACGAACCGAGAAACGTACCGGACACGAAACCTCCCGATGCCATGATTTGACTTTTTTTGAATATTTATGACATCCGATGCCAATATGGGATTTTTTTTGAAGGTCTGTCAATTATTTTTTGAATTTAATAATATATTTATTAAATAAGCTGAAAAATTTGATTTTTGGATAGTATTTTTAGAATAAAATTACAAAATAAAGGCTTACTTAGGTTAGAAAATTAAATTGAATCTTCCCACCCACAATCGTCATATATGGTTTCGCTTCTAACCAGAATTCATTCGGTTCATGCTCGAAATCATCAATCACAATGAGATCAGCTTTCTTGCTGGGAGTAACTGATCCAATTACATTTTCACTTCTTGTGCCCTTTGCTGCATTTATTGTATATGCTTTAATCGCTTCTTCAACTGATATTTTTTGTTCAGGAATCCAGCTCTTTTCTTTAGGATCGCAACGATATTTTCTTTCGAGAGCAGAATAAATTCCTCTAAATGGGTTATGCGTTTCCACCGGCACATCAGAACCGAACCCGAGAATAGCACCGTAATCGAGTAAACTTCTGAAAACATATGAATTCTTTCCAAATTCACCCCATAACCTGTCAGTTGTTTTCACATCGATGCTAATATGAATTGGCTGCATCGAGCAATAAATATCTTCATCAGCAACACGTTTTTGGTCTTCCGGCAAGCAGCACTGCAAATGCTCAATACGATAGAGAAGATTTTGGGATTGAATC
It contains:
- the rsmH gene encoding 16S rRNA (cytosine(1402)-N(4))-methyltransferase RsmH; the protein is MKTFHIPVLKERSIGFLNIKKGGIYVDATIGGGGHTEAMFEKEQDIRVIAFDQDKDAIEFAQERLSKYADRITFVQKNFSYLSSALALNRINKIDGIFFDLGFSSFQVDQERGFSYTKNDALDMRMNRNNGNLTAFDIVNSYPRDKLEQVLHDYSEDRFWKRICNAILLARTEGQIKTTQELRVIIEKVIPKDKAFKTLSRIFQALRIEVNKELEVLEKALKSSVEVLKTGSRIAVISYHSLEDRIVKQFFKYENLECICPAYLPRCVCEKEVRLKVITKKPAIPTVEEIEENSRARSAKLRVAERC